In Gammaproteobacteria bacterium, the DNA window GGCGGTAGCACCACCTCAAAAACCAAACAAGCCACCTTTGGCTATGTGGCAAGTGCTCAGGCGCTTGAACAGAACCATCGCGCGGTTGTGCGCCATATTCGCAGTAACTACAACAATGTACGCGCGTCGATTAGTTCAATTAATGCATTAACTCAAGCGGCAAAGTCGGCAGACAGTGCATTAAAGGCAACCGATGCTGGGTTTCAAGTTGGCACGCGTACCATTGTTGATGTGCTAAATAGTACCCGTCAGGTCTATAACGCTAAGCAACAACTTTCATCTGCTCGTTATAGCTACATTTTATCGATTTTAAGCTTAAAACAAACGGCTGGCACTTTGACCGAACGTGACTTGCAGCAGATAAGCACCAGTTTAAAGCAAGGTTAAGTTTGCCTAAATAGTCTCTCTTTGCCACATATAGCCAACGTGGCATAAGAACTGTGGTATTAGTACCGTGGTATTAGCACTGTGGTATTAGTACCGTGACATTAAGCCCATGACACTGCACGCAGAAATACATGTACTTGGGATTGGCCTGAAACATAAGACATAAAAAAAGCCCCCAGTAATTGGTTATCCAACTACTGGGGGCTTTTTATTTAACACTGCTGGCTAGTAAAGACGTTATTTATTACGAATGGCGTCAATTATTTTTGAGGTTGAGCAGCCGTCTTCAAAATTTAATACTTTGACTTGCCCACCATTGGCTATTACTTCGCTGCCACCGGCAATCTGTTCGGGCTTATAATCTCCACCCTTTACCAACAAGTCTGGTAATAACTCACCAATTAAGCGCGCAGGTGTATCTTCAGTAAAGCTCACCACCCAGTCCACGGCACCTAAACCAGCTAACACGGCCATTCGGCGATCGGTTGGGTTAATTGGACGAGCTTCTCCTTTTAAGCGTTTTACCGAGGCGTCGTCGTTAACCGCGACAATTAAGCGGTCACCAAGCTTGGCGGCTTGGCCGAGGTAAGACACATGACCTGCGTGCAAAATATCAAAACAGCCATTGGTTAATACTATTTTTTCGCCACGGGCTTTCGCCGCCGCAATACTAATTTGTAATTGCTGTTCAGTTACCACGCCAAAACCGACCTCGGGATGAGTTTTGGCAAGTTCGCCAGCCAGCTCAACAATGCTAACCGTTGAGGTGCCAAGTTTACCAACCACCACGCCAGCGCCGATATTGGCCAACGCACAAGCTTGCTCTAAATCAGCACCAGCGGCAAACGAAGCCGCTAACACTGAAATGACCGTATCGCCGGCACCGGTTACGTCAAAAACTTCGCGCGCCATCGCCGGAAAATGTAACTCTTGTTGGTCACGGCGTAATAAGGTCATGCCATGCTCTGAACGAGTCACCAGTAACGCTTGCAGGTCTAACTCAACCATTAAGGTTTGGCCCTTGGCGACAATATCGTTTTCGTCAATACAATGACCTACTACCGCTTCAAATTCACTCATATTTGGCGTTAACAAGGTAGCGCCACGATAACGCTTAAAATCATGTCCTTTGGGATCAATCATCACGGGTTTATTGGCCGCGCGGCATAAGGCAATCATTTTCTCGACTTGATCTAAGGTGCCTTTAGCGTAGTCAGACAAAATAACCACGTCGGCTTGGTTTAAGCGTTGTTGCAATTTTTCAAGTAATGGCGCCGCCGGTAGTTTGCTGGCGTGCTCTTCAAAATCAAGCCGAATAAGTTGTTGATTTCGACTAATCACCCGTAATTTGGTGATAGTAGGAATGTCCGATTGCTGATAAAAATCAGGCGTTACATTGAGTGCCAGCATTTGCTGTTTTAAAATGCGTCCGGCTTCATCATCGCCAGTAATGCCAATAATGTCACAGTGACTGCCTAGCGCCACAATGTTCAACGCAACATTGGCAGCGCCGCCGGGGCGATCTTCGATTCGCTCAACTTTAACCACTGGCACTGGGGCCTCGGGAGATATTCGTTGAGTGGGTCCATGCCAATAGCGATCAAGCATTAAATCGCCTAAAACTAAAACCTTAGCTTGATTAAATTGGGGCAAACTGATTGTCATGTGTATTTCCTAGCGCTAGATATAGTGCAATTGTATCATGTGATTATGCCAAAACCGAGACATGGTCAAGGCGATAGTTTACAATATCCGGCTTATTTTAGATTATTGGTACCATGTTTTGCAAAAGCCTTCGTTCGAACTTCGTTTTCTTCATCCGCGTTTTTGGCTGTTATGGCTGGCTTTCGGCTCTTTATGGCTGCTAGTTACCCTACTTCCTTATCGAGTCCAAATGTTTCTTGGCGCCAATTTAGGCCGCCTTTTAATGATGTTAGTCAAAAAGCGCGCAGCGACTGCCAAACGTAATATCGAACTGTGTTTTCCCGACATGGCGCAACCACAACGCGACGCCATGTTACTTGAGCATCATCAATCGGTTGGCATGGCTATTTTCGAAACGGGCATTGCGTGGTGGTGGCCGCACTGGCGCCTAAACAAATTAGTGACCTTTTCAGGCATCGAGCACATTGAACAAGCTAACCAGCAAGGCAAAGGGGTACTGTTGTTTGCGACCCATAGTTTTTGTCTCGAGATTGGCGCGCAGTTGTTCGCCGCGCAAATTGAATCGATTGGCGTTTATCGCCCGCATAACAACCCACTGATGGAATACATTCAAGTGCGCGGTCGCATGCGCTCGGCTGGCGTGCTTAAAAAGCGCGACCTTAGAGGCATGGTAAAAGCGCTTAAAAATGGTAAATCTGTATGGTATACCGTTGACCAAGACTTTGGCCGTAACAGTGCGGTGTTTGTACCATTTTTTGCGGTACCGCAAGCCGCGACAATAACAGGGGCGAGCGTGCTGACTAAATTGTCAGGTTCGGCGGTGTTACCCTATTTAATTAAACGTAAACAAGATCGCTCTGGTTATCACATTGAATTAAAAGCACCCTTGCAAAACTTTCCGACTGGCGACGACTTTAAAGACGCGACCTTTGGCAATCACATTATTGAACAAAGCATAATGAACGCACCAGGCCAATACATGTGGCTGCATCGACGCTTTAAGACCCGCCCTAATGAAAGCGATGCGTCGCTGTATGAGAATTTAGGTTCTTAAAACAAAAATCCCCGAACTAATACCACTGATATTAGTTCGGGGATTTTTTTGACTAAAATTAGATTTTTCAGCAGTAATTAGTTAACTAACTCTCGTCTGCAACCTTGGAAACCACTAAAATTCCAACTTTAACTTCGACAATAGATACATGCGTACCTAACGCCAAGTTTTCTTTCGCTTGCAGTTGCCAGTCGATGCCTGAGTAGCGGTGGTTAACAGTGCGCCCAACTGACAAATCTTCACTCAGAAAAAAACGATGGCCGACCATGTCATTATCAACTTTGGTCACTTCAACATCATTTTGAAAACTTTTAAGCGGTCGCCAGCTCACAAGAGCGACCACCAGTGAAACAACAGCCGTTGTTAGTAACGATGCTAACACCGTGGCAGGCACGAGCTCTGCGGCAATCAAGCCACCGGTAATAATTGTCGCAATGCCAACAAAAAATAACACAAAGGTTGAAAAGCCAAACACTGTCACCTCAATGGTGAGCAATATTAGCCCTAATACAATATAACTTTGGGCCAAGTTATCTAAAATATATGCCATTGTTAGCTCTTATTCAGGGTGTTAATGATGCTAGCTGCCTGTGCCACCATTGCCGCGGCGTCTGTACCACTATCGGGTAATAATATCACCGAAGACTCTTTAGCAATCGCCGCTTTAGCTTCAATCGCTTTGGTCGCTAGATCAAGCTGAATCGCTTTTTGGCCTGATTCGGTATTAGCTACTTCACCGATCTTACGGATAGCTTCCGCTTGCGCTTCTGCCACCGCTAAAATAGCTTGAGCTTCACCTTGCGCGCGCAAGACTTGCTCTTCTTTTTCAGCTTCGGCTTGTAATACCACTGAACGCTTAGCACCTTCAGCGACATTAATTGCCGACTGACGGTCACCTTCTGACTCAAGAATTTGTGCGCGCTTAACTCGCTCTGCTTTCATTTGAGCTTCCATTGCTTCCATCACGGTGCTTGGTGGCACAATATCTTTAATTTCATAACGCAAGACCTGAACACCCCAAGGTGCAGCGGCTTCGTTAATTGATGACACAATATTTACATTGAGTACATCACGCTCTTCAAAGGTTTTATCAAGCTCCATTTTACCCAGTTCTGAACGCATAGTAGTTTGGGCCAATTGGGTAACCGCAAACACGTAATCGTCAACCCCATAAGTCGCTTTATACGGATCTAATACTCGAAAATAAAGCACTCCATCAACAGTTAACGAAATGTTATCTCGGGTAATCGCGCCTTGACTTGGCACATCGACTGTTTGTTCTTTTAGCGAACGGTTGGCGCCAATATGGTCGATAAATGGCACTAAGAAGTTTAATCCGGCAACCCGGGTTGATTGATATTTACCAAACCGTTCAATAAGGAATGCACGGTTTTGCGGGACAAAGATAATGGATGATTTTAATATAATCACCACCAATACCAACGCAAACACTTCTATTCGTAATAGATATTCAAAAACCAATTCCATGGTGTATCCTTTTGTCATTAAGTAGTTAAAATTTTAGATAAGAGTAACGTGTTCTCTTGTTAATTAATATAGCTAAAAAATTATCAAACAGATAAAAACTTGCCAGATTTATAAAAAAAAACAGCCAAATTAATGGCTGTTTTTTAAGATCGAAATCAACGCTATATTCAATTGAGGTTAATCAATTAAGTTATAATCTCGACGTAAAATATCGATGATTTCAGCTTTAGGATTGTCTGATAACACAATAGGTTGACCGGTAATCTTTTCTGCGATCGCGATATAAGTCGCCGACACATCCATTAATACCTGCGCTGGTAGCTCGTTGTCTTGTGCCAACGCATTACGCTCGTCCATCCGATCTTTATTTAACAAAATATCAGGATCAGGGAAATGCTTAAGTAACAGCTGACGGAAGCCTTCTTTAGAGTTCTCAACCACTTTACCATCACGGTAACTAGCACCATCCCAAATACGAGAAGAGTCAGGTGTTCCTACCTCATCCATATAGATCAATTTTTCTTGACCACTCGCGTCGGTGACATAACCAAATTCAAATTTAGTGTCGACAAATACTTGATCAATCTTATCAAGCTCACCACTAATTAAGTCAAAACCGTCTTGTAACAGTTTTTCGTAATAGCTAATGTCTGCTAGCTTGGTAAAGTTAAAAGCTTCAAAATTATTTTCAATGTCACTACGGGTAATATTTACATCATCAACGGCTGGCACACCGGGGATCCCCGTTAAAATACCTTTGGTTGATGGCGTCATTAACAATGACGGTAACTTTTGATCTTTGGTTAAACCATCGGTCAAATTGATACCACAAAATTCACGCTCGCCTTTGGCATATGAACGCCACATTGAGCCCGTAATGTATTGACGACAAATTGCTTCGATCATTACTGGACGCGCTTTTTGCACGATCCAAACAAAGGGATGAGGAATATCAAGAATATGGCTGTCGGCCAAACCATTGTCTTTAAACAATTTAAACCAATGATTTGAAATAGCATTTAGTGCCGCGCCTTTACCAGGAACGCCGTTCATACCGCCTTCGCCACGCCAAATACAATCAAACGCTGAAATACGGTCACTAATAACCATAATAGCTAATGGAGCATCGGCTGCGACATTGTAGCCCTTTTCTTTGATTAGACGACGACTATCATCTGCCGTTAACCAATAAACTGAACGGACTTTACCACTGTGCACTGGTGCACCGGTACGAATAGGTAGGTCGTTATTAACTGCCAATACTTTATCTGCAAGACTCATTGCGTGTTGCCCTGTGTGAGGATCAAAAAATTAGTCTCAATGACATATTATGCCCTGAAACTGTTGCGGGCGATAATATCAGATCTCAGTTCAGATAGCAGTAGTTGTGATCTAAATCACACATAATATTGGCAGGGCGAGCGGTAAGGTGCGACCAGCGTTAGCCTGCACCTCTCGTATGTGAGCGAATTAAGCGGCAACCGACGCTGTTATCGCCGCGCGAGCCTGACTTAACGCTTGATCTTTGGCGTCGTCACCCATGTTTAGTCCTTCCGCATAAATAAACTCAACGTCAGTTATGCCTAAAAAGCCAAACATTTGTTTAATGTAACCCGTTTGCGTATCTGACGGTAAATCACGGTGAATGCCACCACGGGTAGCAACAACATAAACCTTTTTATTTTCGAGCAAACCAACTGGCCCAGTCGCGGTATAATTAAACGTTACACCAGCACGCGCAACATGGTCAAAGTACGAACTTAACATCGACGGCACGTTAAAGTTGTACATTGGCAAGCCAAGTACCACGACATCACTTTGCATTAATTGGGCAATTAAATTATCTGCAAAAGCAACCTGCTGTGCTTGTTCAGTGCTACGTTCTGACTCACTAGCGGCTAATGCACCAAGCAATTGACCATCAACATGGGGAATTGTCGTAGTTTCAAAATCTAATACTTCAAGTTCGCCGCCGCTATGTTTACTAATATATTGCTCAACAAATTCATTACTTAACTGATTTGAGGTACTATATTGACTTAAGATACTGGTTTTAATTTGTAATATTTTCATCATTTATCTACTGTGTGGTTAATTTGGTATAAATAATACATTAATTATCTTGCGCTAAATCGGCAATTTACTGGTGATAACAATCAACTTATTGAATGAATTATGATCCCAAGAACAACCTTAGAACAATGGGCAGTGTTAAACGCGGTCATTAAACACGGCAGCTTTTCGCTAGCCGCCGACGCGTTACACAAAAGCCAGTCAGCGGTAAGCTACACCATCAAAACACTGCAGGCGCAATTACCCGTTGAAGTATTAGTTATTAAGGGTCGCAAGGCCGAATTAACTAAAGCCGGCGAAGTATTACTGCGCCGTTCACAGCAACTGCTGGATCAAGCCAATTCACTCGAAAATATCGCTAAAAACTTGGCGCAAGATTGGGAAGCACAAATCACCTTGGCGGTTGATGCAATTTTCCCGATGGATATTTTGTATCGCGCCGTCGAATTATTCGAACCTATCAGTGATGGTTGCCGCATAACCATTGTAGAAACAACGTTGTCGGCCACCGAAGAAGCATTGCTCAGTGGCCAAGCCGATTTAGTGATTGCCACCAATATGCCACCAGGCTATTTAGGCAATATTATTCATCAGGCTAATTTGATTGCGCTCAGCAGTAAGGAGCATCCACTACAACAAATAGCACGGCCTTTAACCGATCAAGACTTAAAGCAACACCGCCAAATAGTGGTTAAAGACGGTGGCATTAAACGTAACCAAGATGTTGGCTGGCTTAACTCGGAACAACGCTGGACAGTCAGCAACTTTACCAGCTCAGTAGCAATGCTAGAACGCGGATTAGGTTTTGCCTGGGTACCACAACATTTCGTGCAGGCATCGCTTGACGCTGGCACCTTAGTACCGCTGAATTTAACCGCCGGAAAAATCCGCAAAATCAACTGTCAGTTGGTTATTTCAAATATCGATACCGCAGGACCTGCGACGCGAAAACTGGCTGAGATTATTGAAGAGTTGTGTAGAAGCTCACCGACTGACTAGCATTTCATCGATGTTTTTAAAAATACCCCTCCGAAATTAATAGTGTCAGTTCACTGCCACAGAGATTGACGACGGGTATTTCAAGCGGCGTGTACTGCCGCGGATTTGACAGTTTGTTCTTACGCTCAGGATTGAGCTTTCTAAGCGGCGTGTGCTGCCGCGGATACATTTACTAGCGCAACATTCGGAGCTATCACTTTCTAAGCGGCGTGTGCTGCCGCGGATCTCACCGAGCATTTCGCGCATCGTGCGCAATCTTTCTAAGCGGCGTGTGCTGCCGCAGATTTTCCGAGTTCAAAAGATCCAAGTGCTGAAAATTTCTAAGCGGCGTGTGCTGCCGCGGATGCTTTGGGGCTGGTTCCGCTATTGGTGCAATTTTTCTAAGCGGCGTGTGCTGCCGCGGATGGCTAAACGGGCTGATCACTATTTACGCAGAATTTCTAAGCGGCGTGTGCTGCCGCGGATCGCCATCATAATACGCGCAGCAAATCGCGCTATTTCTAAGCGGCGTGTGCTGCCGCGGATGATTACGAAACAGGCTTGCGCCAGCATCGTGATTTCTAAGCGGCGTGTGCTGCCGCGGATGTGATGTGCCCAAGCGCCCGCAAAGCTATGCATTTCTAAGCGGCGTGTGCTGCCGCGGATCTGGTTGGTTACCGCTTTGTTGTCGTTAGCAATTTCTAAGCGGCGTGTGCTGCCGCGGATAAAACGACGAAATCATGAGCCCGACAATTTCATTTCTAAGCGGCGTGTGCTGCCGCGGATTAGAAATTTAGGCATTAAGGCTCCATCTGTTTTTTCTAAGCGGCGTGTGCTGCCGCGGATCGATAGCGGTTGCCGGGCTAATTGGTCTGAGTTTTCTAAGCGGCGTGTGCTGCCGCGGATAAGGCTTTATGTTGATAATCCCTCGCTGGTTTTTTCTAAGCGGCGTGTGCTGCCGCGGATCCTGCCATGAACAAATAATTATCAATTCGTTATTTCTAAGCGGCGTGTGCTGCCGCGGATATTTACGTCCTCAATTAAGGGACTGATTAATTTTTCTAAGCGGCGTGTGCTGCCGCGGATGCCTGTTATTTCGTGCGTTACCATCTTACATATTTCTAAGCGGCGTGTGCTGCCGCGGATATCAGTATAGGTATTGGCTGTCGTTTGCTTATTTTCTAAGCGGCGTGTGCTGCCGCGGATAAAGTAAGATCTCTATAAATACATTATTGTTTTTTCTAAGCGGCGTGTGCTGCCGCGGATAAAACGACGAATGTGGCTGAGGGATTATAGCATTTCTAAGCGGCGTGTGCTGCCGCGGATTGCTGCATTACGTTAGTGCCTTTAACGTCGGTTTTCTAAGCGGCGTGTGCTGCCGCGGATTTTTTGGTGGAGCTGTAGCCACCAGCTTTCTATTTCTAAGCGGCGTGTGCTGCCGCGGAACTCAGCCCAGGAGCTTCATTGCTGAAACCCTTTTTCTAAGCGGCGTGTGCTGCCGCGGATATAACGGTACGTGGGAGTACCCGAGCCTTATCTTTCTAAGCGGCGTGTGCTGCCGCGGATAATGCGTTTCGTCAAAACAACGGCTATCTGACTTTCTAAGCGGCGTGTGCTGCCGCGGATGGTGCCCCGAAAAAGTAATATTACTGCCAGTCTTTCTAAGCGGCGTGTGCTGCCGCGGATATGCGTTGCCACCTGTCGCAGATCCGCGAGCATTTCTAAGCGGCGTGTGCTGCCGCGGATCGAGCATCTAAAGGCGAAGAGGGGGGTAAGCATTTCTAAGCGGCGTGTGCTGCCGCGGATATTTCTCTAAACACTGGATTACTCTGCGCGCTTTTCTAAGCGGCGTGTGCTGCCGCGGATATTAAATCAGGCATTAGCAGTCTATCGGCTGATTTCTAAGCGGCGTGTGCTGCCGCGGATAGATCATCTAGCGCCGCCAACGCCGCCGCCTTTTTCTAAGCGGCGTGTGCTGCCGCGGATATGAACATCATGTAACTTAGTGGCTATGTACATTTCTAAGCGGCGTGTGCTGCCGCGGATTCAATTCAACAGCAGCGGCTTTAACGTTAGGATTTCTAAGCGGCGTGTGCTGCCGCGGATAGCAGGCGTCGAGCGATGAGCCTCATTACTATTTTCTAAGCGGCGTGTGCTGCCGCGGATGAACTTCGTCAATAATCAACAACGCACCGACATTTCTAAGCGGCGTGTGCTGCCGCGGATGTTTCAAGAAATTGCGCATTGATTGGTGGATTTTTCTAAGCGGCGTGTGCTGCCGCGGATGAATAATCCAATCATTAATCTCTTTTCGTCCCTTTCTAAGCGGCGTGTGCTGCCGCGGATGACTAATTAATGAATCTTATTAGCGGGGGATGTTTCTAAGCGGCGTGTGCTGCCGCGGATAAGCGATTGGCCGCACAACCGATGTGTCATTTTTTCTAAGCGGCGTGTGCTGCCGCGGATAGCATTTAAAATTGGATCTCGCGACCAGCGGTTTTCTAAGCGGCGTGTGCTGCCGCGGATTTTTTTCGTTTTCGATTGCCTGCCGCGCCTGTTTCTAAGCGGCGTGTGCTGCCGCGGATTTCTCAGAGATACTAGCGCACGATGATAAAGATTTCTAAGCGGCGTGTGCTGCCGCGGATCTATTGCTATACACTACCCAACCTTAATGGCTTTTCTAAGCGGCGTGTGCTGCCGCGGATTCTGCCGGGATAATTTCCAACGTATATTTCACTTTCTAAGCGGCGTGTGCTGCCGCGGATAGTAGTGTAACAGACAAAAAAACAGCTACAACAATGATTTAGACGTTTAACCTAAAAACACCTAAATTTCTAGCCATGCTGTAGCTATTTGTTTTAATACAATTTTTTAAAGAGCATTACTTTTAGGTTAAAATTTAGGTAAAGCTGCCTCTTTATTAAAGCCATACGTTGAAAACGCTATTTCTCGATTGCGTTCACTCATAGCAGTGCGTTTAATGGCGAGATTAAAATCTCCTTTATCACTTAAACTTTTCATTTTAATAAAGGGCAGTGCTTTAATTGTTTTATCCATTGAATAGCTGGAGAAATGACTTGTGGCCTGCTCTATTGTTTCGCCTTTGCGTTTCATGCGCCGGCGAATAAGTTTATCTGGTCTGCCTGCTTTGGTTATTCGATTAAAACTCTCAAAACCTTCGATCTCATCCGGCACTTCCTTTACCGCTTTAATATGCACATAATCCTCTAAGCGAATGAGCCACTTTTGAATATTGAGTTTGTCAAAATCACTCAGACATGCTGCAAATAAGCGCACCTTATTGCCCATAAACGCTGCGTGCTTTGCTGTTGCTGATTTACATTCAGGAAAGCTAACCGCAATAGGTGTTTTATTATTGGTGTCTTTTATTTCGACCAAGGCGAGATGCACTTGCATCATCACCTTGCCCCATAAAAAATGAACGCCAATATCATCACTGGGCAATAGCGTGATATCGATGTAGTGTTTCAATGTTTGAGTCATTACATGGCGCTCCTATTTATCACTTTCACCAAACACACCACCACGTACTAGCACTGCCATTACATAATGCTCATCTTCGACGCGGCTCAGTTTTTCACCGCGTGCCCATGCATCAAAAAATGTGTAGAAATCTTGTTTATCTTTAGGGGTGCGATAGGCCTTACCTAAATTAGTTACTGCGCCATATGGTTCGATGGCTATTGGGCCTGCGGTTTTATCTTCATCCTCAAATTCTGGATACCAAGTATCAATCGAGCGCAGCGCGTTGCCCACTTTTTGTGAGTGCATGGCGGCAATATTATTAACATGATATAAAATTTTGCTTTTTTCGCCCTTACCTTTATCAAGCACTAGCTCTTCACTTGGGTATACTTCTTGCGCCAACCCAACTTGTGCATAACAGGTAATGTCGAGCATTAAGAAATCATCATCGCTAGATAATGCGGTGGCAATACGCTCTGCCAGTGATAATACATCACTATTTTTATGATCAAAATGGCGTGTACTCAACGTCGCCGCATCAAAACTCCAGCTTTGCTTGGCATTTTTATTCAGCGCGTTCACTTCAACAATAATATTGTCTGCGCCTACGCGGTTGCGCCATAAAAAACGTGCATTGGCAATATTGGTTGCATAACGTTTCGCTAATTCATTAAATCCTTGTTCTTTAATGTAAGTTGTCGCAGCTGCTTTATAGCTTTGTTTAA includes these proteins:
- the csy3 gene encoding type I-F CRISPR-associated protein Csy3, with translation MAKKENIASVLAFEKKLVSSDGYLYGTTWENRNDATALVLVEKSVRGTISNRLKLAVKNDPAKLNAEVEKANLQRVDACALSPEQDTLKLHFTLKVLGGITKPSACNNAFFKQSYKAAATTYIKEQGFNELAKRYATNIANARFLWRNRVGADNIIVEVNALNKNAKQSWSFDAATLSTRHFDHKNSDVLSLAERIATALSSDDDFLMLDITCYAQVGLAQEVYPSEELVLDKGKGEKSKILYHVNNIAAMHSQKVGNALRSIDTWYPEFEDEDKTAGPIAIEPYGAVTNLGKAYRTPKDKQDFYTFFDAWARGEKLSRVEDEHYVMAVLVRGGVFGESDK
- the hldE gene encoding bifunctional D-glycero-beta-D-manno-heptose-7-phosphate kinase/D-glycero-beta-D-manno-heptose 1-phosphate adenylyltransferase HldE, producing MTISLPQFNQAKVLVLGDLMLDRYWHGPTQRISPEAPVPVVKVERIEDRPGGAANVALNIVALGSHCDIIGITGDDEAGRILKQQMLALNVTPDFYQQSDIPTITKLRVISRNQQLIRLDFEEHASKLPAAPLLEKLQQRLNQADVVILSDYAKGTLDQVEKMIALCRAANKPVMIDPKGHDFKRYRGATLLTPNMSEFEAVVGHCIDENDIVAKGQTLMVELDLQALLVTRSEHGMTLLRRDQQELHFPAMAREVFDVTGAGDTVISVLAASFAAGADLEQACALANIGAGVVVGKLGTSTVSIVELAGELAKTHPEVGFGVVTEQQLQISIAAAKARGEKIVLTNGCFDILHAGHVSYLGQAAKLGDRLIVAVNDDASVKRLKGEARPINPTDRRMAVLAGLGAVDWVVSFTEDTPARLIGELLPDLLVKGGDYKPEQIAGGSEVIANGGQVKVLNFEDGCSTSKIIDAIRNK
- a CDS encoding paraslipin, with the translated sequence MELVFEYLLRIEVFALVLVVIILKSSIIFVPQNRAFLIERFGKYQSTRVAGLNFLVPFIDHIGANRSLKEQTVDVPSQGAITRDNISLTVDGVLYFRVLDPYKATYGVDDYVFAVTQLAQTTMRSELGKMELDKTFEERDVLNVNIVSSINEAAAPWGVQVLRYEIKDIVPPSTVMEAMEAQMKAERVKRAQILESEGDRQSAINVAEGAKRSVVLQAEAEKEEQVLRAQGEAQAILAVAEAQAEAIRKIGEVANTESGQKAIQLDLATKAIEAKAAIAKESSVILLPDSGTDAAAMVAQAASIINTLNKS
- a CDS encoding LysR family transcriptional regulator, with product MIPRTTLEQWAVLNAVIKHGSFSLAADALHKSQSAVSYTIKTLQAQLPVEVLVIKGRKAELTKAGEVLLRRSQQLLDQANSLENIAKNLAQDWEAQITLAVDAIFPMDILYRAVELFEPISDGCRITIVETTLSATEEALLSGQADLVIATNMPPGYLGNIIHQANLIALSSKEHPLQQIARPLTDQDLKQHRQIVVKDGGIKRNQDVGWLNSEQRWTVSNFTSSVAMLERGLGFAWVPQHFVQASLDAGTLVPLNLTAGKIRKINCQLVISNIDTAGPATRKLAEIIEELCRSSPTD
- the cas6f gene encoding type I-F CRISPR-associated endoribonuclease Cas6/Csy4, translated to MKHYIDITLLPSDDIGVHFLWGKVMMQVHLALVEIKDTNNKTPIAVSFPECKSATAKHAAFMGNKVRLFAACLSDFDKLNIQKWLIRLEDYVHIKAVKEVPDEIEGFESFNRITKAGRPDKLIRRRMKRKGETIEQATSHFSSYSMDKTIKALPFIKMKSLSDKGDFNLAIKRTAMSERNREIAFSTYGFNKEAALPKF
- the lpxL gene encoding LpxL/LpxP family Kdo(2)-lipid IV(A) lauroyl/palmitoleoyl acyltransferase; the encoded protein is MVKAIVYNIRLILDYWYHVLQKPSFELRFLHPRFWLLWLAFGSLWLLVTLLPYRVQMFLGANLGRLLMMLVKKRAATAKRNIELCFPDMAQPQRDAMLLEHHQSVGMAIFETGIAWWWPHWRLNKLVTFSGIEHIEQANQQGKGVLLFATHSFCLEIGAQLFAAQIESIGVYRPHNNPLMEYIQVRGRMRSAGVLKKRDLRGMVKALKNGKSVWYTVDQDFGRNSAVFVPFFAVPQAATITGASVLTKLSGSAVLPYLIKRKQDRSGYHIELKAPLQNFPTGDDFKDATFGNHIIEQSIMNAPGQYMWLHRRFKTRPNESDASLYENLGS
- a CDS encoding NfeD family protein, with protein sequence MAYILDNLAQSYIVLGLILLTIEVTVFGFSTFVLFFVGIATIITGGLIAAELVPATVLASLLTTAVVSLVVALVSWRPLKSFQNDVEVTKVDNDMVGHRFFLSEDLSVGRTVNHRYSGIDWQLQAKENLALGTHVSIVEVKVGILVVSKVADES
- a CDS encoding NAD(P)H-dependent oxidoreductase, with the protein product MMKILQIKTSILSQYSTSNQLSNEFVEQYISKHSGGELEVLDFETTTIPHVDGQLLGALAASESERSTEQAQQVAFADNLIAQLMQSDVVVLGLPMYNFNVPSMLSSYFDHVARAGVTFNYTATGPVGLLENKKVYVVATRGGIHRDLPSDTQTGYIKQMFGFLGITDVEFIYAEGLNMGDDAKDQALSQARAAITASVAA
- a CDS encoding phosphoribosylaminoimidazolesuccinocarboxamide synthase, translated to MSLADKVLAVNNDLPIRTGAPVHSGKVRSVYWLTADDSRRLIKEKGYNVAADAPLAIMVISDRISAFDCIWRGEGGMNGVPGKGAALNAISNHWFKLFKDNGLADSHILDIPHPFVWIVQKARPVMIEAICRQYITGSMWRSYAKGEREFCGINLTDGLTKDQKLPSLLMTPSTKGILTGIPGVPAVDDVNITRSDIENNFEAFNFTKLADISYYEKLLQDGFDLISGELDKIDQVFVDTKFEFGYVTDASGQEKLIYMDEVGTPDSSRIWDGASYRDGKVVENSKEGFRQLLLKHFPDPDILLNKDRMDERNALAQDNELPAQVLMDVSATYIAIAEKITGQPIVLSDNPKAEIIDILRRDYNLID